The Liolophura sinensis isolate JHLJ2023 chromosome 6, CUHK_Ljap_v2, whole genome shotgun sequence genomic sequence AGCTTATCTCACATGTACAAGAGTCGTTGTAGGCCTATGAATAAAAATTAACATATGCATGAAACCTGCTTAGGCCCACAGGCAAAATGGCTGGCTTAAGAAACCGGCAGAACCTCATTTTTAAGAGTAAACTTTActcaaaatgtacattaaaacgCCCATATACTCAACGATATTTTTATCAAatctaacatttttttaaacttcaaagaaaactttgccaaaacaaagtttacaaCCGGAGTATATATACAAGAAGCAACAGCGCAATGCTAAATCCTTCGACCAATGTCGTTATTGTAAGCACACCAATCCTACCCTAAACCGACCTCCAAGACTATTACTATGTGAGAATCCCCACTAACTACTCTATACCAGTCTCAGAATGATCCCAAGGATAAAACTATAGTTACTAGCACCTGTTGTAATAAATGTCAAGAAATGCCTTCAACTACAAATGGTTACTAACAACAAAATCTAGTTCTACTGGATCGACCTAATAAAAACTCACCCAATGTTACTCTTTAAAACCTCACCTATTAGGCCTATCATCAACAGCATGTGTCTACACTAATCTACATTCATACTGAAAAGTACTTACTAGAAACCAGATCTCTTGTTACTGTAGCAAAAACCATTAAATGTCAAATGATATATTAACATTATCCATCAATCAATAATGGAGCTATACATATACCCCCAAATATACACAAAAGGGGATGGGGTAATAAGCCATCACAATGACTGAAATATACTTATATCCAGAGTTAAACTGTTGCTTCAAAGAATCCAATATTGATTAAAAGTCAAATCCAGTGATGGTATCAGTCCCGAGATACCATGTTAATATGTCGTTAAAAGTTAGTAAAGACTTGTGACTTGTGACCATATGTCCACATTCCACGGTAGATCTCCAATGGGGTAAGCACACACTGCCTTTTCCGCTAGAGCGAAAGATCTGGGctcaattccacaaagccatattGATCTTCATCAAGGAACTGAAAAGTGATTTAAACACTCGggacccagttgttcaaaagtgtattagcttaTACTTGTattaagtaatattttacattttaatttttttatataaacacaGTAGCCAATGgagttgtccaaagtcaaagcATAACAGCatcagttttagttcatattatttaatatattgCTACTCAGTTATTTGAGAGCCAGTCCAAAACCGaaaacttggcttaaagttTAACAACCTTCCATATAGATTAAGAATGGGTGTTAAGTGGAGGCCAGTCTGTAAATgtattgaattaaaaaaaaatatatagctcAATTTGAAAGTCAGTTTGCCTTGGAAACCTTTGGAATCGGCCCCTGGTAAATGTACAGTGCCCATTTTCATTCATCGTGACACAATCCACCCCATTATAAATCAGCCGGAGAGTGAAATCACCAACACATTTAATTATTGGGttgtagtgagtgagtgattgtttggggtttaacgtcgtgctcaacaatatttcagtcatttgacgacgaaggaatcattagggagtatgtaatgtacctccgtGTTGCacgacggatttccacggctcttttatctagtgctgcttcaatgagacgacttaccgaaggcaagtaagccgccccgcccgagccattatactgatacgggtcaaccagtcgttgcactatccccttcatgctgaacgccaagcgaggaaggcacaacttcctctttcaaagtcttaggtgtgactcggtccaggattgatcctggatctaccgcttccgaagcggacgctctaccaactgtgctatccgggccggtattATTGGGTTATAGATGGATGCTGTCAACGCGTCGCTCATTAACCAATCCACAAATGAGAATTTCGCTTCAAATATCGCTGATGTtgcttatttatctattcttatgTATCGCTAAGCTTAACATGCAAAAACGGATTAGCTAAGTGCatatttgatgtaaataaataataacaatgaaacaaaaacaaggaaagaaaaattaaCCTATATTTGGTTACAATCTGTGACACATGCATGGGCATTTCAAAAATGTCTACGTGGATCAGCAACAACAAACACAAGCATTTCCGCCCATTTCTGAGCTAAAATCACCACGCAACGCGGGAATGTCATGTTGCATATGGGATTGTATATCAGACGATCATGTTGCATATCTAGCAATATACCTTAATCAGATAGCGTAAAATTTATTGCTTTATTTCCATGCAGGTATAACacaatacacatatatcaaattGAATGATAATGTTTTAGTAAGTGAAAATTGTTGCCTAGATCGGCTAATGTTGCATCATGAAGTCAGCGACTGACACCAAACAGCGCTATAAACTGTACTATAGTTAAATTCGGCATTTGAATCGTTAGACACCAACGTCAACTGTATATCCATAGTTTTAATGAATCATAAAAGACATCCCTTTTCTCACATTAGATATCTTTTCTTTGGTAGCATGTGAAGTCGTCACATATACCACTGTCTATATGTTTTAGGACTGAAATTCCCAATAATGTGCAGAGAAATCTGAAACAGTGCTAGTCGAAGAGCTTGTCTGTGCGTTAATCAAAGGACGATGTCATTCGGCAGTGAGGTCTACCAAACTGTAACTCTGACTGAGTTTGATAGGATGTGTAGGTAAATTGTTCCTTCTGTAGAACGTAACCAGTTCTTCAACGGTGTCAAACTGAGCACATTTGTCCAACGATTTCTTGTTGTcctgaaatttgtaatttttagatttttaaaataaaaaaaaccccagaccatataattataaattattaaaacacaagagatattttaaaaatgttctcCTGctgatataaatttatattccaGCATCGAACATGGACATATATGTAATAGGCATCTATAATTACAGCAGCATTTATTCGACTCTCTATTCTACACACAAGTATAATTCCGGTATTATTCCTTTACgaataaataatgtattaaaGCTCTGTTACCTTATCTGAGATAacattgtaagaaaaaaaattaccacattaaatatctgatattcCTTCACTCCGTAGGCTGTGCTCACGGCAAGGACCTATAAATACAGTAACAgatgtaaatggtaaaaatggaCCAATGAATTTTttcctgtatatattgtacacAGTAACATGCACTACACACTGGGACACCACAGTAAATGAGTATCGGAATCTCCGGGACTTGAATAAAAAAAGATTCGGATGTAATTAAGCTATGATTCCACTACAAATGTTTTTTCCTTGACTGGTGCTTTTTACCTTGCACAGTCACCTACAGCATCCAGGTGAGTGACGGTAAAGGATATAATCCAGGCTGGGCGAATCCATGGCGAATGTCATATACAAACCAAAACAGCGGTCGAAACAGCGGAACCAATCAGAGCTGGTTATGAGCTAATAGTCTGATACAAAACCAGCAACGAACTAGGAGACCTATCTAGCTGTGTGGAAAGACATACACGATGATTAGAATCTTCCTGACTTTAAATTACTAATTTTAAGATAACAGTGCAACTGGCCTGCTCTACATCATATAAATTAGACGTAAAACCAGTGAAATAAGAATTTAAGGTTCAGCCTGggtattatttattgattgttttctcttttttctctgtctttgcaaaagaaaaaaagaaaagaaaaataaaacaaacaaataatacaccACCTTTCAAATTTACAATGCACAGTTCGATGAAATTATCGAAGGAGACAAAATTAAGTAGGCGAGTGATGCCGGACAAACCTCTTGGTTCTCACACCTGCGGGACGGTCTAACTAAATAGATGCCCGGTTTTTTGGCTTTCTCCAGGAGTCTGGAATGCaaagagaacacacagtaaatttTTTTGGGATGATTTCTCACTgacttaaaaatatatatagtggGATTTGAAGAGTGGCACCAAGACGTTACATTAGTTCAGCATATGATCCCATAATTCTTACCGTCGCTATTCTGACGTCCATCGTGACAATCGGATCGTGCAACTGGACTAGGTAAAAGGTATACTGTGCACAAAGGTCATATTTGAGCTACAACAGATGATTAACGCCCTCGGCTAGGTATAATGACGAAAAGTCTACAGCAGCAGTTCACATTGTCCAGCAAATCTGAGAGAAAACCCAGACTGAGTTTTCTAAAGCGTGTCAGAGACAATAATTAGGAAGCGGAAACCAAATTCAGTATAACAAAGTCGTCATCGAAAGAATTTAGGCGATGTCTTCTGCAGTCTGATATACTTCATCTCCACAGAATATTAGTAAATTATAGCTTTTACCAcgaacagaaaatattttcactgattCCCAGGTTTAGTGTTAACTCAGTTAATCAAAAAATCTATACTTCAGCCATGCGCCCTGAGAGAATATATATAACACTTTTCATATAATTATCGACAAGGAAGAAATTAGTGAAAAGCGAAAAAGGAATTAAGAGACTGTCAAAAGGGAATCATTTTCATCAAGATTTGCAGCTCTTCAGATGGAACCATGAGACTGAACACCTGAGCTTCAGGATTAACTTGTTTAGTGTCAGAAATTACGGTGAAACGTAAATGTTAAGGACAGTTTTCCAGAAGTTATGAATGTAAATACTGAGGACACTTTTCAAgaagttatatatacaaatattgaaGACAGCTTTCAAGAAAATATGAATGGAAACATTGAGGATAGTTTTCAAGAAGTTATGAACTCTGTTTCTgacaaaatttataatttgtacatcaaaaaaaaatggttaGTGGTAGATTTCCCCCCAAAACCTCACCATCATATTACGACAATAAAGCTGTAGTGGAGTTAAGAGGTAATCATTCACTGATACatcataaataatttttaaaatatatttatttacttgattgctgtaaaataaataaaaatgaaatgaaatctggCGATTTTAATTGCAGGCATATCGGAAAGCTGTCGTTCGATCTGACCATATACTAACCTTGCGGCAGCTTTTTTATCACTGCTGTCAAACATAAAGCTTCCAGATGAAGCCTGTAATAGAGAAATAACTCGAGATCAATGGGAATCCGACAGAAAATGTGTAAAAGTGTAAGTGTACGGGGTTCCTTTTACCTAACATATAAAGGTATAGCCCATCCAAAATTATGATAATGAACAACTGGCGTGTATAGAATGTGCTTTTATTTCACTGCAAATTTCCATGGCAAGTGAAAGACAATTAAAATGCAATGAAATGGTTTAGGCATCTGACAAATTTAGAGTGATATTTTACAATATTCTACAAGGGACATATTTTTATAGATATCAACAAGAAGATAAATTACCTCCTTTGTTTCTCTCACGCCACGGGGATTATAACTGATCGGAGATCTGGCAGTGGGCCCATTCGTCTCCTTGTGGTGTTTTCCTTTGGGATTAGCTTTTTGGCAACGAGGATGACTTGGTTTGGGAATCTCTGATGTAATACAaaggcaacaacaacatgaatgGGATGGGCAAACGGATATTTCTGCATACGATACTTTTATATGACGGTTTAATTTAGTCTTTAAGAGAAAGACGGACTAAAGTTTTATACGGGACTAACGTGAGTCGTTAGAAACAGAACAGCCCCAAGTATTCTGATAGTAAACTGTTATCTACAGCAACATGTTGGTAAGATTAAAAAGATTGCCCTAGATCAAGATCCAATAACAACCAATCAGCAATTCACCATCCGCCATCAGCCCATGTACAGGCCATTGTGTAATTCAGTATTCGGAGTTTTGATATTAGTAAAGCTGTAGATCGTTTGTGTTCTAGAAAAGTACGCGATCACCTTTTGTAGCATTGCCATTTACAGCAAAAGACAACTCTACAAATCTTGGCGTCCTTCATCAAATCAGCTTTAAATGCCTTTACATGCTTATGAAATGCtctatgttttcatttgtgttcaAATCTATAAATCTATGTGTTATATAACCCATATTTAAAACCAAAGAGTTTCATACAAGGTGCATTGTACGCACTCTTCATCATCGAGAACCTTTGTTTGTTGGGGtttggggtgggtggggtggggggaggggtggggtaGTGTATATACGAGTTTCCATCTAATGACGTAATACTAACGTTTACATATACCACAAACAGCTTACTACGGCACTGACTAATGTATCGCGGCGTTCCATTCTAAATTCGTACTAAgtatactttcttggttctttggtggtttgtgttgaacgtcgtttacggaattggccttgcgataaTTGATGTGTTTCCACGCATGGATTCCAACTTGTTCCGATCTGCTGGAGACACATATATAAGACCAACAGAACAACTGCACTAAAAAAATATCCCACAAGCGTTAAACGATTAACAAAAGTTCAACAATGACAAAATGTTTTTACCTGGTAAAGGTAAACTCCTGGCTCCTACAGATTTGTCACGGCTGTTGTCATCAATTTCAAAGTAATCTTCATCCATGTCGTCCGTATCATAACCATTGGAGTCGGACAGAGATGCAGGACCTCGCTGAACTACATATGTAAGGTGACAGTTAATCTACGTCAATACACATAAGGTTGCAAAGCATACGGCGAGCAAACAATGAGTATGCCAAGACTTGAATTGACCGTGATTAGTTTTGATAATAATACAACACCTGTTACTCACTATAAAATTAGTAATTTGCCAGCAAATGTAAACAGATGGCTAAAAATCGAAATCCTTATATACGTGTTCGTCTGCGATAGGACGAACAGATCTTTGCTTTCTAACTCTATTCCAAAACTGCCTATAAAAGTCCATTACACTTGTGTTACGAACACCGTCTATAaacattatgttatatatatatatattttttttatttttcagtgtcTGGCCTATATTTTCCCCTCTGTGTACGCCTGCattgtaattcagtcgagcgttctaGAGGCTTCGGTGTTAATGAGTTTAGTGTCAATGTAAACAGAGTGTACATTCTAgaaatatgtattggtgttgtaaacatatttGAGAGGTTCAATTAttgtatttgtcttatgtgctttcGTTTCTTATGATGTCTTCTCAAGTATACAGGTACCAATGAGTCCGACACCATTCACTCGCTCTGGTCCTGTTTGATTTTTAACGTGTCGAGCGAAGCTtggtaaatgaataaaccaacCAGGATTCTCTCCCCTGAACTTGGAGACGCCGCTTACAGTTGACACAAGCACCAAACGGCTGAGTGTCATATAGGAGTCCCAGTTAAACACATGGCAAAGAAAGTCTTATGAGActcttgtctcaaattatggtaccaaatttcagttgatatattctggtatatagtctctgTTGTCctcttttgatatctcagataatttctacTTGCACGAGACTGGAGCTAGATTCTCAGGTTTCGTGAGACTGGAGAGTCTCAGGATATTGGGACTGGGAAAGATtcccagatttttgacactgtattgCCGGCGTACTGGGATTGGTTCCCACCAAGTCTCAACTGTCTCTGAATTCTTAAACTGGATCATAAATCACGATTCCAGACACCGGGACTGTTTCCCAATTCACcgtacaagaattttcccaaTCGTTATAAAATATCTACTTACTTAGGATCTTTACCAGCAGATTGCTGATTACTCCTGGCAGATTCCAAGGCCATCTACAGACGCTGAAAAATCAGCCTATTTatagatttccacatggtgtgggcGGAGCAGGGAACCAAAATAGGAGACTTTGGTTGGTCAGAAGGGCAATTTTGCTTTGAAGCCAAAATCTAAATGCCAACGCCTGAAACGTCCATATTTCtatccatattactcaaaagTATAACCAATTTTCACACAAGGGCATCcaatgataaattccttttcacactgtggtgggaaaatccTGGTCCTAAATATTGGTCTCAAATTCATCAACACGAATGCTTTACCGATAACTTACGTCCAGTCATCGGCATCTCAGTTTGCCCCTGGGACATGATTGGAGCTTCTAGGAATATGTAATCTCCAGACTCAAATCTGTCAGTACTGCAACACCaagaacaatatatttatttatttatttgattggtgttttacgccgtactcaagaatatttcacttatacgacggcggccagcattatggtgggaagaaaccgggcagagcccggggaaaacccacgaccacccgcaggttgctgtcagaccttccgacttacggccggagaaagaacaatatatatatatatatatatatatatatatatatatatatatatatatattgtattgtgtTATATTGTATTGTGTTGTATAAACACGattcaaatgttttgtatttctcAATTTCAGCCATTATATGTACCTGATCTCGAATGTCTCTCCGTGgtgagtgtatatatacagggtggagtaaaagtctggacccataggcaatttgctatataacaatttacagtagttatatatatatatatatatatatatatatatatatatatatatatatatagatagaaaACAAAGGAGAcctcaaatttctacatcgttGTATTTAAATACCAACCAACGTTATACACTGCACAAATGGTTTCACTAGCACCATCGGCTTTTAGCTGCCACAAAGGCTACACGAGCAGTGAGAGCGGTGGAATCCACACGGTCAATGTCGTAGGCGGGCGTCACCACGATATAGTTGAAatagcgttaagccataatcattcattcattccaaggCCGGTATAATGGACCCGCACGCTGTGTGGTCTAAAGCGACTGAAACACAAGCGTCACAAGCCTCTCGGCCACCACTTGCTCCCTGACTTTTCTCTGTTATCTATAGTGCCAAATACATGTGACTAGATAATCGAACTTGGTTTTACCTGCTTATTGGCATTTTGTGAGCCTTCATGATCTCCCGTTTGAACCTCCACATCCACTTCTggaacacaacaacaacattcctTTGCGCCAACCCAAATATGTATCTAGGTGATTAGATCTGCATACGCAGATACATTATACACGCTATACATTTCTGTATATAATTGATTTTCTCTACGCCATattgaacaatatttatttatttgattgttacctATCACGATGTTTTGGGTGTAGGAGTCTGGGAGGGCTGATGGGGACAACACAACGTGCACCTGACAAATGTTAAATACAGATACTGAGCGCTCTGACccagaaaatgttttcagtctAACGCAGTGGGCCAGCTATAGAATCATTTGAGAATATATAATTTCCCATCGTATTCAGTTACAAACCTCCATGTCTTTCTGGCAAGTGCAGGCGAAGTAGTGTATCTTACTGGATTCATGAGGTTCTAGCTTAAAACACCAGGGTACCATAGACACCTCTGGATCATTCATAGCCCGCACGACCCTATGTATGTCAccataagaaagaaaaacaaaatcaaaagaaaatgaaagtgcgAAAAACTTCTGCTATAATCGAGACTAAACTTCAACAATCATTCTCAACTTTCCGTCAAAAtctaaagaaagaaaaaaattaaatatttgtgtAGCTTGTGATGGagtcatatatatttatcataaaaaAATGAGAAATCTTAGCACGCTGTAATTTACAACAATCCCTCCGGATTGAGCTTGGATATGCAAATTCTTAGCTGAACCACTGTGCATAAATAGGTTATTAGCTCAATAAATGCgcaaagaagaaagaaagacagaaaggGTAAATGTTACAACCAACAACGTGACACCATATAAAAATATCAAAGACTTACGCAAAATACCCAACCAGACATGAGGAATGTAACGGCGTTGATGAGGTCTCatctttaaacatgtacaaatatccGTCTGCCAACACTATGAATCTCTGTCTccctatatacataaaaatacaagattttatttgaatatttacttttttggttggtgttttacgccgtactcaagaatatttcactttctgaGCAGGCTACAGCTGCAGCCAACATTGTAGTGTTCCGAAGAGTTTCTAACTCTGTGACAATAACCtcaaagatgcaagctttaaaatatataactaCAGAATAATTTCTCTAACATAGAAACTGGtacaaaaaatgacaaaacttaAACTGCATGGACGTCGCCCAAGGTCCACCAAACTGAATggcaatgtttttatttttttgtttcataagACAATTATGGAAACCGGAAGTAATTAGAacttacattttattttcagcaGTTTAAGGACGACAGGGGACAAGATTCTCTCCACTTTACCCAATCTTCTCAGCCATCCGGAAACAGACTCCGGATATTCCACAATTTCGCGTGCAGCTgttgaaacaaaaacactttaaaGAGGCCATAGACGACCTACAAgagttttttggaaaaaatcgatcagcgcaaatccaatcgAAGTTTTGCTATGATTTTAGAACCACACAAATAAttacatctttcacaaaatatcagtctGGTCTGTGCACGTTTTGCCtttcaaaatctgtaataaagttcctaaaatttacaaTCACTCATGTTGGAAATTATTGATGAAAAGATCACACTCTACATTTTCCACCAGCTTTCAGTCCTGTAGGTTCTATGCCAAGAACTAAAAGTCATTCAGAAGAAACTAATATTGTCTTAAATGACCTTTCCACCACATAATTTTGTCTTCAGATGGTGATTCTTGCTATTTAGACCatgttcaacattttacatCAGGTTCTGATGTTTTGgcttttatgtcaaataaatgcCTAAATAGCATGATTAGAGTTTGTATTAAGTGGTCtatgaaccaaaaaaaaaaaaatcgcaagTTAAGACGCTTACCACTCGGGCACCAATGTCTCGACGACCTACAATAATCTGTGAGGTATGCTTTGAAACTCAATTTGTTTATATCGTCTCTCAGAAAAcgtgcgtatggtcgtgggttttgttCCGGACTGCCCggttccccccaccataatgc encodes the following:
- the LOC135467033 gene encoding uncharacterized protein LOC135467033, producing the protein MSETMATLPPRQPRLTAAREIVEYPESVSGWLRRLGKVERILSPVVLKLLKIKWRQRFIVLADGYLYMFKDETSSTPLHSSCLVGYFAVVRAMNDPEVSMVPWCFKLEPHESSKIHYFACTCQKDMEKWMWRFKREIMKAHKMPISSTDRFESGDYIFLEAPIMSQGQTEMPMTGLQRGPASLSDSNGYDTDDMDEDYFEIDDNSRDKSVGARSLPLPEIPKPSHPRCQKANPKGKHHKETNGPTARSPISYNPRGVRETKEASSGSFMFDSSDKKAAARLLEKAKKPGIYLVRPSRRCENQEVLAVSTAYGVKEYQIFNVDNKKSLDKCAQFDTVEELVTFYRRNNLPTHPIKLSQSYSLVDLTAE